From a region of the Podospora pseudopauciseta strain CBS 411.78 chromosome 7 map unlocalized CBS411.78m_7, whole genome shotgun sequence genome:
- a CDS encoding uncharacterized protein (EggNog:ENOG503P1PD): MEKPVPVVKVEGIQTQSKIDQMWQEALVTFKSLTGKNLQDVAPASPEELRKIIEARAKEQDTEEFKNRSKARERGLRILACINKFGEAAVQGVSTVFGGADICFKGLSLLLELPKKMKEFHEVVDKIFIRIAPVLQGFKVYARGEQIQAMDEDLIISIHKVMIALVTICATALNIEHARKWERFKNFTKRALCDDTELDEELEKFQMLVEGQQHVQGAVTLVELLDVKATVVANLKVTNEINSDIKGIKDRVQKKEAESSKQTLLTKIKSALGIDPKDPDTSKATFEDYLKKRAPGTGSWFKPMTDYQGWVDTNASAQEISSFLLLTGGQGFGKSFSVASIIDDLKQRTSTPAAITQTHRSLIGFYFFPARSGKAGDEQYPVEMALKSIAIQLAEQDEVFAKSIGELDQLKDAKPSKLWDALRLGSPMPRTTHFILLDALDNLLPPEQDELLKVFQAVPRTGTNGSSIRVLATGASSIFEVFQATENLSVREVKADRTTMESEFRHYIRHRLQAPIMLPGPDLSEKREGIENKIMHSECSFQTIQATLGAAESYIASSKSDEELNKLLDDSTRDTSVLLVDTVEKLQAGLDVGQIGWVNELLMWVLFGEQSLTIPQLEAAFFLRGKSLPIQGLENFINSRLKKLITSGPQGISPVDDNLDKVITKPRELSQGGPDNKTISLEIKINNASISTVQRFLWDLTKFSTLDGFSFKADDAAAQIAQSRGIIRVNKTDASLAIVESFFKFLKDDPSEKSESIRQYLIDYLADHLRTLRTAEGDDKLTPSEAGSIGKRIFELFDYPDASLKKHWDFFNSNWEFIEERNMSEFWEWIQMDTTLAELSGKERDHIVELKKDVRWERKLLKPTMKMVAKMWLRERGNDVYYLLAWIKRALIRIKQEDNRAATKASKSPETTSLSSTAKPPATAGPLTPSETATSNTDTPASTADSDVPDRPASPSPSSTSTEEEFDPPVKVDITEAARWCQEILELKDEELDSLWYERLGQTYKDSYPVSFKDAIEQYRKAEKISSPYPSWEVLIGLSYSLLAVSSANFDEARAIHDRAMNLYKDSPFVSIEQKVSQLKDLAWWYDNYKEPEKALEVLEEVLVLVPEHGEAQYDIMSLLIKLEREGELYELVSKTAASKEAAGKEADKGLTPLGSLVKAVAMSNAWSRADPLFWRIISILEATGSVEDLMGALDASISLSKGDKENEYLQSVLITYKGMVHMHRSGSEDIHHVMECCELARKLAHERLSRTMPWWTDRIYGKTTVLADRFHFNQASGRGRLPRSTALTTEDHVEALRKSMTEFEKSLRDRFDVQLSIAKSYLAAYYALKSPQNLEESRRVFASDMVRVTNMLSDGNKHNDADSLRQLSAILLHTGNVQNSLACMRLVPPDITNGSAASTAKVLTRLLCPEGGPPKEGSVAHRVLSSFDSNSKNMFYIRSDMITTVNDLMDKLIDGRSASLAEAEKEKEEEDVDATLARLRTVRDALHIYGYRDCEGCIGSNGRTWDFENDFYACRYCYDLFLCGPCLGALKKADPNKPQPFCSPGHDWVWLPKWTVESWIEGFEGKVRVPKWEEGEKTGGCWVEGDEVVAFGKWLEGVLKPWGIGKEWEAEVKWDVERGEESFVDEMLYDGLLKAGLEAQAEEEKEKGEKEGGVSGEKVDGVANGGKMTVGTVMMEKMAVEKVAVQEVTEKS; encoded by the exons ATGGAGAAACCTGTGCCAGTCGTCAAGGTGGAGGGCATCCAAACCCAGAGCAAGATTGACCAAATGTGGCAGGAGGCGCTGGTCACTTTCAAGAGTCTGACAGGGAAGAACCTCCAGGATGTAGCGCCAGCGTCGCCAGAAGAACTCAGGAAAATCATCGAAGCCCGTGCCAAAGAGCAAGACACCGAAGAGTTCAAGAACAGATCAAAGGCCCGGGAGAGAGGGTTGAGGATCTTGGCATGCATCAACAAGTTCGGCGAAGCTGCTGTGCAAGGCGTTTCCACG GTGTTTGGCGGAGCCGATATATGCTTCAAGGGCCTTTCTCTGTTGCTGGAACTGcccaagaagatgaaggagtTTCATGAGGTTGTCGACAAGATCTTCATCCGTATTGCCCCGGTTCTCCAGGGCTTCAAAGTCTATGCGAGGGGAGAGCAGATCCAAGCTATGGATGAAGACTTGATCATCTCGATCCACAAGGTGATGATTGCCCTTGTCACGATATGCGCTACGGCTCTCAACATTGAGCATGCTCGAAAATGGGAGAGGTTCAAGAACTTTACCAAGCGTGCTTTGTGTGACGACACAGAACtggacgaggagctggaaaaaTTTCAGATGCTTGTGGAAGGGCAGCAGCATGTGCAGGGGGCTGTAACGTTGGTGGAACTCCTCGACGTCAAGGCTACGGTTGTCGCGAATCTGAAAGTGACGAACGAAATCAACTCTGACATCAAAGGCATCAAAGACAGAGTGCAGAAAAAGGAGGCGGAAAGCTCCAAGCAGACCCTGCTCACCAAAATCAAGTCTGCACTTGGTATTGACCCCAAGGACCCTGATACCTCGAAAGCTACGTTTGAAGACTATCTTAAGAAAAGGGCCCCGGGGACAGGAAGCTGGTTCAAGCCTATGACTGATTATCAGGGCTGGGTAGACACGAACGCTTCTGCTCAAGAGATCAGCTCCTTCTTGCTCCTGACAGGAGGTCAAGGGTTCGGCAAATCCTTCTCCGTGGCTTCCATTATCGATGACCTAAAACAGCGAACCTCCACTCCTGCCGCCATCACACAGACTCACCGTTCCCTGATCGGCTTTTACTTTTTCCCCGCCCGAAGCGGGAAAGCAGGAGACGAACAATACCCGGTTGAGATGGCACTCAAGTCTATCGCCATTCAGCTCGCTGAGCAAGACGAGGTCTTCGCAAAAAGCATTGGTGAACTCGACCAGCTCAAGGATGCAAAACCCTCGAAGCTATGGGATGCTTTGAGACTGGGTTCGCCGATGCCGAGAACCACACATTTCATACTACTCGACGCTCTAgacaaccttctccccccagAACAGGACGAGTTGCTGAAGGTTTTCCAAGCTGTCCCAAGGACTGGCACGAACGGAAGCTCCATCAGGGTCCTCGCTACTGGAGCGAGCTCTATATTTGAAGTTTTCCAGGCGACGGAAAACCTGTCAGTGCGAGAAGTCAAAGCTGACCGTACAACAATGGAATCCGAATTTCGCCACTACATTCGACACAGACTTCAGGCTCCCATCATGTTGCCCGGCCCTGACTTGTCGGAGAAGAGAGAAGGCATTGAGAACAAGATCATGCATAGCGAATGCAGTTTCCAGACGATCCAGGCCACACTTGGTGCGGCTGAAAGTTACATTGCATCCAGTAAAAGTGACGAGGAGCTTAACAAACTCTTGGATGACTCAACCCGAGATACCAGTGTATTATTGGTTGATACTGTAGAGAAACTTCAAGCTGGATTGGATGTTGGGCAGATTGGCTGGGTCAATGAACTGTTGATGTGGGTGCTTTTTGGAGAACAGTCGCTAACTATCCCCCAACTGGAGGCCGCCTTT TTCCTTCGTGGCAAGTCCCTCCCAATCCAAGGCCTCGAAAACTTCATCAACAGCaggctgaagaagctcaTCACCAGTGGGCCCCAGGGTATATCTCCAGTAGATGACAATCTTGACAAGGTCATCACCAAACCGAGGGAGCTTTCACAGGGTGGCCCTGACAACAAAACAATCAGCCTGGAGATAAAAATCAACAACGCCAGCATCTCTACCGTCCAACGCTTTCTGTGGGACCTTACCAAGTTCTCAACTTTGGATGGCTTCAGTTTTAAAGCTGATGATGCGGCCGCCCAGATCGCTCAGTCGCGAGGCATCATCAGAGTCAACAAGACCGACGCTTCTCTTGCAATTGTTGAATCCTTCTTTAAGTTCCTTAAAGATGACCCAAGCGAGAAATCAGAGAGCATCAGGCAGTATCTGATTGACTATCTGGCAGATCACCTTCGAACTCTTCGTACAGCTGAGGGTGACGACAAGCTAACTCCTAGCGAAGCAGGCAGTATCGGAAAGCGTATATTTGAGCTTTTCGACTACCCGGATGCCTCCTTGAAGAAACACTGGGACTTCTTCAATTCTAATTGGGAGTTCATTGAAGAGCGCAATATGAGCGAATTTTGGGAATGGATTCAAATGGATACGACACTCGCCGAACTTTCTGGCAAGGAAAGAGACCACATCGTTGAACTCAAGAAAGATGTGAGGTGGGAACGTAAGCTGCTCAAACCGACCATGAAGATGGTGGCGAAGATGTGGCTTCGCGAGCGCGGAAACGACGTGTACTACCTTTTGGCGTGGATCAAGCGGGCCCTCATTCGAATA AAACAGGAGGACAACCGTGCAGCAACCAAAGCCTCAAAATCCCCGGAGACAACCTCGTTGTCCAGTACTGCCAAGCCTCCCGCGACTGCTGGCCCTCTTACACCTTCCGAAACCGCCACGTCCAACACGGATACACCGGCTTCTACTGCCGATTCTGACGTGCCTGATAGGCCTGCGAGCCCTTCTCCTTCTAGCACTTCCACTGAGGAGGAGTTCGACCCACCTGTAAAGGTTGATATCACAGAGGCAGCGAGGTGGTGTCAAGAGATACTTGAACTCAAAGACGAAGAGCTAGACTCGCTGTGGTACGAGCGTCTTGGTCAAACGTACAAGGATTCATATCCGGTGAGCTTCAAAGACGCGATCGAGCAATATCGAAAGGCCGAGAAGATCTCCAGTCCATATCCGTCATGGGAGGTTCTGATTGGGTTGTCATACTCCTTACTCGCCGTTAGCTCGGCGAACTTCGACGAGGCACGTGCAATTCACGACCGGGCGATGAACCTTTACAAAGATTCTCCTTTTGTCAGTATCGAGCAGAAGGTCTCTCAGCTTAAAGACTTGGCGTGGTGGTACGACAACTACAAAGAACCAGAGAAAGCCCTTGAGGTCTTGGAGGAAGTACTTGTCTTGGTGCCTGAACACGGGGAGGCCCAGTACGACATCATGAGCCTACTAATTAAGTTGGAAAGAGAGGGGGAATTGTACGAATTGGTGTCGAAAACAGCGGCGTCCAAGGAAGCGGCGGGTAAAGAGGCCGACAAGGGGCTGACACCACTTGGGTCCCTCGTTAAGGCAGTTGCTATGAGTAACGCATGGAGCCGCGCGGATCCTCTCTTCTGGAGAATAATCTCCATACTTGAAGCCACTGGCAGCGTGGAAGATCTGATGGGGGCGCTCGATGCGAGTATTTCTTTGTCCAAAGGCGACAAGGAGAATGAGTATCTTCAATCTGTCCTCATTACTTACAAGGGCATGGTCCATATGCATCGCTCGGGATCTGAGGATATCCACCATGTGATGGAATGTTGTGAACTTGCCCGGAAACTTGCGCACGAAAGATTGAGCCGGACTATGCCATGGTGGACCGATCGGATATACGGCAAAACCACGGTGTTGGCTGACAGGTTTCACTTTAACCAAGCcagtgggagaggaagacTTCCTAGAAGCACGGCATTGACGACCGAGGATCACGTCGAAGCCCTTAGGAAATCGATGACTGAGTTTGAGAAGAGTCTCCGTGACCGCTTCGACGTCCAGCTCTCCATAGCTAAGAGCTACTTGGCTGCGTATTATGCGCTCAAGTCACCGCAAAACCTCGAGGAGTCGAGGAGGGTCTTCGCTTCAGATATGGTACGGGTGACGAACATGCTCTCTGACGGGAACAAGCACAACGACGCGGACAGCTTGAGGCAGCTGAGCGCCATCCTGCTGCATACCGGGAATGTTCAGAATTCGTTGGCTTGCATGCGGCTGGTGCCGCCTGATATCACCAACGGGAGTGCTGCATCTACCGCCAAAGTGCTGACTCGACTGCTCTGCCCGGAAGGCGGCCCTCCAAAGGAAGGAAGTGTCGCTCACAGGGTTCTGTCCTCATTTGACAGCAACTCGAAAAACATGTTCTATATACGAAGTGACATGATTACGACGGTGAACGACCTGATGGACAAGCTTATTGACGGGCGGTCTGCTTCTCTTGCCGAGgcagaaaaagagaaagaggaagaggacgtcGACGCGACACTGGCGCGGCTCCGCACGGTGAGGGATGCGTTGCATATATACGGGTATCGGGATTGCGAAGGATGCATAGGGTCGAACGGGCGGACGTGGGACTTTGAGAATGATTTTTATGCGTGCCGGTATTGTTATGACTTGTTTCTTTGCGGGCCCTGTCTTGGTGCGCTCAAGAAGGCGGATCCGAACAAGCCACAGCCGTTTTGTAGTCCGGGGCATGACTGGGTTTGGTTGCCGAAGTGGACGGTGGAGAGCTGGATAGAGGGTTTTgaggggaaggtgagggtgccaaagtgggaagaaggggagaagacggggggttgttgggtggagggggacgAGGTGGTTGCTTTTGGGAagtggttggagggggtgttgaagCCGTGGGGGATTGGGAAGGAGTGGGAGGCTGAGGTGAAGTGGGAtgtggagaggggggaggagagttTTGTTGATGAGATGTTGTATGATGGGTTGCTTAAGGCTGGGCTTGAGGCgcaggccgaggaggagaaggaaaagggggagaaggagggcggGGTGAGTGGGGAGAAGGTTGATGGGGTAGCGAACGGGGGGAAGATGACGGTGGggacggtgatgatggaaaaAATGGCGGTTGAGAAGGTTGCTGTCCAGGAGGTTACTGAGAAGAGTTGA